DNA sequence from the Sulfurimonas sp. HSL3-7 genome:
AGATTGTGCTTGCCGCGATCTCTTAGACGTGAGAAACATGTCTAAATATCGCGCAATAAATGTGACCTAACTGTAACAGAGATGATATATATTATGATTTACAAGGAGATACTATGGCAGTAAAAGCGGCAATTAACGGGACAGGAAGAATAGGGATGATCGTGGCAAAGATCATCACTTCGCGTGATGATATCGAGCTCGTTGCAATCAATACTACGGCAAAAGCCGATATGCTTGAGTACCTTTTCAAATATGACAGCGTGCATACGGGCGTGAGCGCCAAAGTGCTGGATGAGAAAACGATCGAGATCAACGGCAAAAAAGTGGCCATGTTCAGCACGCGCGATCCCGAAGAGCTTGATTTCGGTTCAGCCGGAGCGGAAGTCGTGATCGAGTGTACGGGTGTCTTCCTGACAACCGAAAAAGCGCAGTCGTATCTCAAGAACGGCGTTAAAAAGGTCGTTATGTCGGCCCCGGCCAAAGATGATACGCCGACCTATGTACTGAATATCAATACCGATGCGTACAAAGGCGAAGACATTATCTCCAACGCCAGCTGTACCACCAACTGTCTCGCACCGATCTGTAAAGTCCTGGATGACGCATTCGGCATTGACAACGGCCTGATGACGACCATCCACTCCTACACGAACGACCAGAATATTCTCGATGTCAAACACAGCAAAGATATGCGTCGTGCCCGTGCTGCAGCGGTGAATATGATCCCGACAACAACGGGAGCCGCCAAGGCGATCGGAAAGGTGATGCCGCACCTTCAGGGCAAATTGAACGGCTATGCGATGCGTGTTCCGACCCCGGATGTATCGGTCGTCGATCTGACGGTCAATCTTAAAAAAGAGGTCACCAAAGAGGAGATCAATGCCGCATTTGACGTTGCAGCAGCAGGGAACTTTGCCGGACTGATCGAGATCGACAACGACAAGCGCGTATCGAGCGACTTTGTCGGTTCGACCTACAGCGCTACCTATGTACCGGATATGACCAGCGTTGTCGATGGCAAAACGGTAAAAGTTCTTGCCTGGTATGACAATGAATGGGGATACAGCAGCCGCCTGGTCGATATGTGTGTTTTTGTCGGACAGAACTAATGCTCAGCTTTGCAAAACATTTCTCTTTTGAACCTGCATCAGAACACAAAGGTGTGATGCAGAGCGCCATGGCTGCAGTTAAAGAAGAGATGCAGAGCGATAAGATAGGGTATTATAAACTGCCGTCGCATTCGCTGTCGCACCTTGAGGCACTAGATGCGATCGATACCAGCATGTACGAGCAGGTCGTTGTCATCGGTATCGGCGGCTCCTCGCTTGGAAGCAAAGCGATCGACTCTTTTTTGCGCCCCATCACGCCGGGCGTCAAAGAGGTGCTTTTTTTTGAAAACTCCGACCCCCTTACCATCACGGAGAACCTGGCAAAAGTAGACAAAGAGAAGGCCGCCTTTTTTGTGATCTCCAAGTCCGGTTCGACGATCGAGACGACATCCATCTTTAAAACGATCATCGCTGCCTGCCGACTCGATCTTGACGGCGCTGACCGCGACCGTGTCTTTGTGATTACCGATGCTAACTCGCCGCTCTCTGCATTTGCTTCGCATCACCGTCTTAGAGAATTTATTATCCCCGATAATGTCGGCGGACGCTTTTCGGTGCTCAGTGCAGTCGGCGTTGTGCCGCTTCAGGTAGCGGGTTATGATATGCAGGGCGTACTGGAGGGTGCCGGCAGTTTTATAGAACGTTTTTTCCAGGGCAGGGAAGACCACCTTCTGGAAAAAGCGTGCTATCTGTATGAAAATGCAGCGCAGCAGAACATCAACGTACTCTTCTCCTATGCCGACCGCCTTGAGAATTTTACAAAGTGGTATGTCCAGCTTTGGGGTGAATCGCTTGGCAAGATCGACAGCGAAAACAACAGCGTGGGGCTCACCCCAATCGGGATCATCGGTGCAGTCGATCAGCACTCTTTTTTGCAGCTTGTCATTCAGGGCCCCAAAGACAAGAGTGTGACCTTTGTCAAGATCGGAGATTTTGATAACGATCTTATGATCCCCGATCTCTCGCTCTATGGCATTGAAAAGACCGATTTTATCAACGGCAAAAGCTTCAACACCCTTATCAATGCCCAGTGCGATGCGACCATGCAGAGCGTTATCGCATCCGGCGCTGCCGTAGATGCGATTGCCATCGATAAGGTCTCGGCTGAAAGCATCGGTGCTATTATCGCCTATTACGAGCTTTTGACCTCCGTGACAGGCTCTATGTTTAAGATCAATACCTATGACCAGCCCGGTGTTGAACTCGGCAAACAGATGCTTTACCAAAACCTATCGAAATAAGGAGAGGTTGTGAATCTATTTTCATACGATATCAACAGGAAGTACAGTAAGACGGTCGCTTACTTCTCCATGGAGTTCGCCGTTGACCAGGCGCTGAAGATCTACGCCGGCGGATTGGGCTTCTTGGCAGGTTCGCACATGCGCAGCGCCTATGACCTCAAACAGAGTGTCATCGGCGTCGGACTGCTGTGGAGTTTCGGCTATTACGATCAGTCCCGCAATGAAGACCTGACGTTGCGGCCGACGTTCACACGGAAGTTTTACTATTTTCTCGAAGAGCTGCCGGTCAGGGTGACGGTCAAGGTCCATCATGAGGATGTCGTGGTCAAGGCTTTTTTGCTCCGTCCGGATGTTTTTGGTACGGCGCCGATGATCCTGCTCTCTACCGATACCGATGAGAATGATTATCTCTCACGAACGATCACGCATAAGCTCTATGACGGCAATGAACGCACCCGTGTCGCCCAGGAGATCATTTTGGGTATCGGCGGGGCCAAAGTGCTGGCGGCACTGGAGCAAACGGTCGATATCTACCATATGAACGAAGGGCATGCATTGCCTTTGGTCTATGAACTCTATGACCGCTATAAAAATATGGATGAGGTCCGAAAACATGTTGTCTTTACCACACACACGCCGGAAGCGGCCGGAAATGAGATCCATAATTTCAATTTCCTGCATGAGATGGGCTTCTTTAACGACTTATCACCTGAGACAGCCCGACGGATCAGCGGCTATGAAGAGAATGATGACTTTAGTTTGACGGTGGGTGCGCTTCGCAGTGCAAAGATCGCGAATGGTGTCTCCAAAATCCATGGCACGGTTGCCAATGAGATGTGGGTGGATGTCGAAAACCGCTGCGAGATTATCTCGATTACCAATGCGCAGAACAAAAAGTTCTGGAGGGATAAGACACTGATTCGTGCCCTTGATGAGCATGAAGACTACGAAGTGATCGCCCGTAAAAAACACCTCAAGCGTGTTCTCTTTGATACAGTTGCCGACCAGACGGGAAAAATGTTTGATCCCGAGGTGCTGACGATCGTATGGGCACGGCGTTTTGCGGAGTACAAGCGTCCGGGTCTGCTTAAATACGATTTTGAACGTTTTGTCAGGCTGATCAAGCGTACCGACAGGCCGGTACAGATCATCTGGGCAGGAAAACCCTATCCGACGGACCAGGGAGCGACGGACCTCTTTAACGAGCTGATCCGTATCAGTCACCACTATAAGAACATGGCGGTTCTGGTGGGGTATGAGCTTGCCCTCTCCCGTCTCTTGAAGCAGGGAAGCGACGTCTGGCTCAATACGCCGCGGATCACCCGTGAAGCGAGCGGAACGAGCGGTATGACGGCGAGCATGAACGGCTCTATCCACTTCTCTATTGATGACGGGTGGCATCCGGAGTTCGCACGCGACGGCAAGAACGCTTTTACGATCCCTGCGCTTGACTACGTCCTGTCTGTTGAAGAGCAGGACCGTCTGGACAACCAACATATGATGGATATCCTCGAAGAGAGGATCATCCCGACCTATTACGACAGACCCGATGAGTGGGTGAAGATTATGAAAAATGCAATGTCCGATATTGAAGTCGATTTTGATTCGGGACGCATGGCGGCGGAGTACTATGACCGCATGTTTACCGTTTAAGGAGACGATATGACCTCAAATCTTGATTATATGCGCGGTGTAAAAAGTCTCAGGGATATTGATGTGAGCGGCAAGCGTGTCTTGATCCGGGTGGACTTCAATGTCCCGGTCGATGCGCACAATAATATCACGGACGACCGCCGCATACGTTCGGCATTGCCGACGATCAACTATTGTATCGACCACAACGCCTGTTCCATCACGCTGGTCTCTCACTTCGGACGCCCGAAAGGGCAGTATGAGGAGAAGTACAGTCTAAAGCATATCCGCAAACGGCTGGAACGCCTGCTGCAAAAAAAAGTTGAATTCGTCGAAGACTTTGAAGCCTCTAAAGACGAGATTGCCACCTGCTCGCTCGAACGGGTCTTTCTGCTTGAAAACATCCGTTTTTACGAGGGCGAAAAACAGAACGACCCCGCACTCTCAAAAAAACTGGCCTCTATCTGTGATGTTTACGTCAATGACGCTTTCGGCGCTTCGCACCGTCAGCATGCCTCGACCTACGGCGTCACAGAATATGTGGAGACCAAGGTGGCCGGTTTCCTGATGATGCGTGAGATCGAAGCCTTCTCTAAAGCCCTTCAGGAGCCGGTCCGCCCCATTGCCCTGGTCGTCGGCGGGGCCAAGATCTCCTCAAAGATCACACTGCTTAAAGCGGTGCTGCAAAAGATCGACAAACTGATTATCGGCGGTGCGATGAGCAATACGTTTTTAAAAGCACTCGGCTACGATATGCAGGCATCGCTTTATGAAGAGGCCTATATTGAAACGGCGCGCGATGTCCTGGAGATGGCCCGTCAAAACAGCGTCAAGATCTATCTTCCGGTGGATATTGTCATTACGGATTCGATAGAGGCACCGGTCGATGTCAAAGTGGTGCCGGCCCAGGATGTGCTGGCCGGGTTCAAAGCCGTCGATATCGGCCCGGCGACGGTGAAACTCTTCGGTGAAGCGATCGGCCTTTCCAATACGATTATCTGGAACGGCCCGATGGGGATCTATGAGGTGGACAAGTTTTCAAAAGGGACTTTCAAGATCGCCAATATCATCGCTGATTCCTACGCCTACACGATTGTCGGCGGCGGCGATACGGCTGATGCGGTGGACCGGGCCTCGGAAGCGGAGAATTTCAGTTTTATCTCTACGGGCGGCGGTGCGAGCCTGGAGCTGCTGGAGGGAAAGATACTCCCCGGTTTTAGCAACCTCGATCGCAATTTAGATACAATAGATTAAAAGGAGAATGTCATGATAAAGATCACACCAAAAGGTAAAAAGGGCTGGGTTACTTTCAGTTTTGTTCCCCAAGAGGGAGATAACGTTTCTATTTGCGGTGAATGGAACGACTGGCAGGAAGAAGCGATGAAGATGAAAAAAAGCGGAGAGTTTTATATCACAAAGGTTCTTCCTCTTGGCAAGGAGTATCAGTTCGGTTACCGTGTCAACGGCGAGCAGTGGCACTGCGACAGTGAACTCGGATGTGTCGCTTCGCCGTTCGGTTCCCAAAACTCGCTCTTAAAGCTGTAGATTTCACCCGTAATAGAACGGGACAGAGATAGAATATTAGACTTATACAATGTTAAACTAAAGGGTATGCCATTATGAAAGCAGTCGTTATGGCGGGGGGATTCGGAACACGGATCCAGCCGCTTACCAACTCCAGACCAAAGCCAATGTTGCCTGTCATCAACCGTCCGATGATGGAGCATACGATGATGACATTGAAAGATCTCGGTATTACCGAGTTTATCGTACTGCTTTATTTCAAGCCGGAGATCATTCAAGATTACTTCAAAGACGGAAGTGATTTCGGTATCAAGATCACCTATGTTATTCCGGATGATGACTACGGAACGGCCGGTGCCGTCAAATTGGCACAGGAACATATCGGCGATGATAATTTTATCATCATTAGCGGCGATCTGGTGACCGACTTTGATTTTCAGAAGATCTTCGATTTTCACAAAAAGAGGAAAGCGCAACTCTCTATCGGTCTGACGTCGGTGGACAACCCGCTGCAGTTCGGTGTCGTTATTGCCAACGAAGATAATGTTATTGAGAAGTTCCTCGAAAAGCCGAGTTGGGGCGAGGTCTTCAGTGATACGATCAACACCGGTATTTACATCATCGAACCGGAGATCCTTGACTACATTCCCGAAGGAAAAAACTTTGATTTTGCCAAAGACCTTTTCCCGCTGCTGATGCAGCAGGAGATACCGCTGATGGGTTACAGTCTTGAGGGGTATTGGCGCGACGTGGGTAATCCGGAGAGCTATCGCGAGGTCTTTGAAGACATCTTGGGAAACCGTCTCAACTTTGTTATTCCGGGCAAGGCGGTCTCCTGTCCCGACGGCACGCTTTACAGTGATGTTGCTTACGATCTGGACAAGAGTATCGAGATCATGGGCAATGTCGTACTTGGCAAGAATGTCACGATAGGGAAGAATGTCAAGCTCAACAATGTTGTCATCGGCGACAATGTAACGATTGGCGAGGGCAGCCACATTCGAAATACGGTCTTCTGGGAAAACATCACGGTGGGCAAAAATGCACGCCTTGACAACAGTGTTATCTGCAATGACAACATTATCGGCAAAAACGTGACGGCCAAAGCAGGTCTGATCCTGGCACAAGGGTGCGATATCGGCGAACTGGTGACCTTTGAGCAGGATGTCACCATCTGGCCCGATAAAAAAGTCGAAGCGGCTTCGATCGTCAGTCATAACCTGATCCTGGGAAGCCGTTACAAAAACTCCATCTTTGAAAACGGAAGCGTTACGGGTAAAAGCAATGTCGAACTTTCCTGCGAAATGGCGACGAATTTGGGCGAGGCCTTTGCCGCCCAGCTGCCTGTCGGCTCCAAAGTAGTCGTCGGACGTGACTATGACAAGAGTTCACGCATGCTGAAGAGGGCATTTTTAGGCGGCCTTCTCTCGGCAGGTGTGAATGTTGTGGACCTTAAAGGTACGCCGCCGTCCGTATTGCGCTATACGCTGGCCCATGACAGTACGCTTGTAGGCGGTGCCCATTTTAAACAGGATGTCGCCGATCCGACCAGTTCGCAGATTACCCTGTTCAACGAAGAGGCGATCCGTATCGATTCGAATTCGGCCAAAGGGATTGAGAAGGCATTTTTTCTCGAACAGTTCCGACGTGTCGACTACTCCCAGATCGGCGAGATCCATGAGACACTGTACGAAAAAGAGTGCCATGAGTATAAAGCTGCGGTAGAGCAGACGATCGATCACGGTGTTATCAAGTGCGGTAATTTTCGCGTTGCCGTCGATCTGATGCACGGCAGTACCGCCGATATTTTTCCCAACATCCTTAATGACCTGGGTGTCGAAAATATTGCGCTTAATGCCTATCATGACCATAAAAAACTTTCTAATATTGCCGCCCTTGAAAAACGTTGCGAGGCGAATATCTCTACGATCGTAAGCAGTTTAGAGTACGACATGGGTGTGATGATCTACCCCAATTCACAACGCCTCAGTATCGTGACCGACGAAGGTGAAATCCTCGATAAGGTCAAGGGATTGCTGATCGTGTTGAGCCTGTTGAACATGGATACATCAAAAGCGAAAAAGAAGGTTTTCCTGCCGACCTGGGCGCCGGATATCGTCAATTTTGAAAATCTGGAGATCGAACGCGGCAAGTACGCCAACTTCAAAGCTGCAAAGCTTAGAGAGTACGCCCTTATCGCTACTGTTGACGGCAACTTTGCCTTTACCGAATTCGGCGTCACGCGTGACGCCATGTACGCAAGTCTCAAGATAATGGAGCTGGTAAGCTGTCACGGGGTCAAGCTTTCCGAACTCTCCAGCCGCATTGAAGCTTTCCATTACAGCTCTATGAAGATAGAGTGCACCCAGGCCCTTAAAGGCAAGATGATGCGCAAATTTCTTGAAGATGCCAAGGGCAAGCATTCCTCATCTCTTGACGGTGTTAAGATATGGGAAAACGATACCGATTGGATATTGATGATCCCCGATCAATACAGCGACCATCTCAATATCTATATCCAGGCACAGGACAATACCGCTGGCAAGGCGCTGTACGAGCGTTACAGCGCT
Encoded proteins:
- a CDS encoding phosphoglycerate kinase, with translation MTSNLDYMRGVKSLRDIDVSGKRVLIRVDFNVPVDAHNNITDDRRIRSALPTINYCIDHNACSITLVSHFGRPKGQYEEKYSLKHIRKRLERLLQKKVEFVEDFEASKDEIATCSLERVFLLENIRFYEGEKQNDPALSKKLASICDVYVNDAFGASHRQHASTYGVTEYVETKVAGFLMMREIEAFSKALQEPVRPIALVVGGAKISSKITLLKAVLQKIDKLIIGGAMSNTFLKALGYDMQASLYEEAYIETARDVLEMARQNSVKIYLPVDIVITDSIEAPVDVKVVPAQDVLAGFKAVDIGPATVKLFGEAIGLSNTIIWNGPMGIYEVDKFSKGTFKIANIIADSYAYTIVGGGDTADAVDRASEAENFSFISTGGGASLELLEGKILPGFSNLDRNLDTID
- the gap gene encoding type I glyceraldehyde-3-phosphate dehydrogenase is translated as MAVKAAINGTGRIGMIVAKIITSRDDIELVAINTTAKADMLEYLFKYDSVHTGVSAKVLDEKTIEINGKKVAMFSTRDPEELDFGSAGAEVVIECTGVFLTTEKAQSYLKNGVKKVVMSAPAKDDTPTYVLNINTDAYKGEDIISNASCTTNCLAPICKVLDDAFGIDNGLMTTIHSYTNDQNILDVKHSKDMRRARAAAVNMIPTTTGAAKAIGKVMPHLQGKLNGYAMRVPTPDVSVVDLTVNLKKEVTKEEINAAFDVAAAGNFAGLIEIDNDKRVSSDFVGSTYSATYVPDMTSVVDGKTVKVLAWYDNEWGYSSRLVDMCVFVGQN
- a CDS encoding glucose-6-phosphate isomerase, producing the protein MLSFAKHFSFEPASEHKGVMQSAMAAVKEEMQSDKIGYYKLPSHSLSHLEALDAIDTSMYEQVVVIGIGGSSLGSKAIDSFLRPITPGVKEVLFFENSDPLTITENLAKVDKEKAAFFVISKSGSTIETTSIFKTIIAACRLDLDGADRDRVFVITDANSPLSAFASHHRLREFIIPDNVGGRFSVLSAVGVVPLQVAGYDMQGVLEGAGSFIERFFQGREDHLLEKACYLYENAAQQNINVLFSYADRLENFTKWYVQLWGESLGKIDSENNSVGLTPIGIIGAVDQHSFLQLVIQGPKDKSVTFVKIGDFDNDLMIPDLSLYGIEKTDFINGKSFNTLINAQCDATMQSVIASGAAVDAIAIDKVSAESIGAIIAYYELLTSVTGSMFKINTYDQPGVELGKQMLYQNLSK
- a CDS encoding isoamylase early set domain-containing protein — translated: MIKITPKGKKGWVTFSFVPQEGDNVSICGEWNDWQEEAMKMKKSGEFYITKVLPLGKEYQFGYRVNGEQWHCDSELGCVASPFGSQNSLLKL
- a CDS encoding sugar phosphate nucleotidyltransferase — translated: MKAVVMAGGFGTRIQPLTNSRPKPMLPVINRPMMEHTMMTLKDLGITEFIVLLYFKPEIIQDYFKDGSDFGIKITYVIPDDDYGTAGAVKLAQEHIGDDNFIIISGDLVTDFDFQKIFDFHKKRKAQLSIGLTSVDNPLQFGVVIANEDNVIEKFLEKPSWGEVFSDTINTGIYIIEPEILDYIPEGKNFDFAKDLFPLLMQQEIPLMGYSLEGYWRDVGNPESYREVFEDILGNRLNFVIPGKAVSCPDGTLYSDVAYDLDKSIEIMGNVVLGKNVTIGKNVKLNNVVIGDNVTIGEGSHIRNTVFWENITVGKNARLDNSVICNDNIIGKNVTAKAGLILAQGCDIGELVTFEQDVTIWPDKKVEAASIVSHNLILGSRYKNSIFENGSVTGKSNVELSCEMATNLGEAFAAQLPVGSKVVVGRDYDKSSRMLKRAFLGGLLSAGVNVVDLKGTPPSVLRYTLAHDSTLVGGAHFKQDVADPTSSQITLFNEEAIRIDSNSAKGIEKAFFLEQFRRVDYSQIGEIHETLYEKECHEYKAAVEQTIDHGVIKCGNFRVAVDLMHGSTADIFPNILNDLGVENIALNAYHDHKKLSNIAALEKRCEANISTIVSSLEYDMGVMIYPNSQRLSIVTDEGEILDKVKGLLIVLSLLNMDTSKAKKKVFLPTWAPDIVNFENLEIERGKYANFKAAKLREYALIATVDGNFAFTEFGVTRDAMYASLKIMELVSCHGVKLSELSSRIEAFHYSSMKIECTQALKGKMMRKFLEDAKGKHSSSLDGVKIWENDTDWILMIPDQYSDHLNIYIQAQDNTAGKALYERYSAKIAQWSQET
- the glgP gene encoding alpha-glucan family phosphorylase; its protein translation is MNLFSYDINRKYSKTVAYFSMEFAVDQALKIYAGGLGFLAGSHMRSAYDLKQSVIGVGLLWSFGYYDQSRNEDLTLRPTFTRKFYYFLEELPVRVTVKVHHEDVVVKAFLLRPDVFGTAPMILLSTDTDENDYLSRTITHKLYDGNERTRVAQEIILGIGGAKVLAALEQTVDIYHMNEGHALPLVYELYDRYKNMDEVRKHVVFTTHTPEAAGNEIHNFNFLHEMGFFNDLSPETARRISGYEENDDFSLTVGALRSAKIANGVSKIHGTVANEMWVDVENRCEIISITNAQNKKFWRDKTLIRALDEHEDYEVIARKKHLKRVLFDTVADQTGKMFDPEVLTIVWARRFAEYKRPGLLKYDFERFVRLIKRTDRPVQIIWAGKPYPTDQGATDLFNELIRISHHYKNMAVLVGYELALSRLLKQGSDVWLNTPRITREASGTSGMTASMNGSIHFSIDDGWHPEFARDGKNAFTIPALDYVLSVEEQDRLDNQHMMDILEERIIPTYYDRPDEWVKIMKNAMSDIEVDFDSGRMAAEYYDRMFTV